A single genomic interval of Celeribacter indicus harbors:
- a CDS encoding GFA family protein — translation MTTVKGSCHCGAVTFEAEFEERIETSRCNCSICRKSRFWKTIVPSDAFTLLSGGDSLHSYRFGPKVVDHRICGTCGVKVFGTVPMDDMEFVAISVPCLDLDPQALAALPVRFEDGLHDAQEREPEVTSYL, via the coding sequence ATGACCACCGTCAAAGGAAGCTGCCACTGTGGCGCCGTCACCTTCGAGGCAGAGTTCGAGGAGCGTATCGAGACGAGCAGATGCAACTGTTCGATCTGCCGCAAGTCCCGGTTCTGGAAGACGATCGTGCCCTCTGATGCGTTCACGCTCCTGAGTGGCGGGGACAGTCTGCATTCCTACCGGTTCGGCCCCAAGGTGGTGGATCACCGCATCTGCGGAACCTGTGGCGTCAAGGTGTTTGGCACGGTCCCGATGGACGATATGGAATTTGTCGCCATCAGCGTTCCGTGCCTCGATCTGGACCCTCAGGCGCTGGCCGCCTTGCCGGTGCGTTTCGAGGATGGACTGCACGATGCCCAGGAGCGGGAGCCGGAAGTGACCTCCTATTTATAG
- a CDS encoding ArsR/SmtB family transcription factor, translating to MATDQLSKTFAALADPTRRAILAQLSEGEATVSQLAAPFDMSMPSVSKHLKVLERAGLVSKNANGPARWCRLETEPLRDIHAWAEIYRAFWDGGLSKLATHLQEDPNG from the coding sequence ATGGCAACCGATCAGCTCAGCAAGACCTTTGCCGCATTGGCCGACCCGACCCGGCGCGCGATCCTCGCGCAACTGTCGGAAGGTGAGGCGACGGTCAGCCAACTGGCGGCGCCGTTCGACATGAGCATGCCCTCCGTCTCAAAGCACCTGAAGGTCCTGGAGCGTGCGGGCCTCGTTTCAAAGAACGCGAACGGCCCGGCGCGGTGGTGTCGGTTGGAGACCGAACCGCTTCGCGACATCCATGCCTGGGCCGAGATCTACCGCGCCTTCTGGGACGGCGGGCTGTCGAAACTTGCAACGCATCTTCAAGAGGATCCCAATGGTTGA
- a CDS encoding polysaccharide deacetylase family protein, producing the protein MDNTLYDYSPIVSRPKLTWPDGARLAFYVGLNIEHYEIDKPSTSIFPGTAALAPDPLNYGWRDYALRVGIWRIIETLDRLKLPATVLLNSDCCRFHPQVIEAGRDRGWAWLAHGKNNSIFQAGMTVDEERAYLTEVVGTIAEATGQEVKGWLGPALTETFETPRLLRELGLTYLLDWCADDQPFPLNIPGMISVPYSIELNDVTMFLGKSLSGEQFYQMVVDQFDQLYADGEQTGRVMALCLHPFIISQPFRHKYLVKALEYIAGHEGVWFTTADDIASHYAGLL; encoded by the coding sequence ATGGACAATACCCTTTACGACTATTCGCCGATCGTTTCGCGGCCGAAGCTCACCTGGCCCGACGGGGCCCGGCTGGCCTTCTATGTCGGGCTCAACATCGAACATTACGAGATCGACAAGCCGTCGACGAGCATCTTTCCGGGCACGGCCGCCCTCGCGCCGGACCCTCTCAACTACGGCTGGCGCGACTATGCGCTGCGGGTCGGCATCTGGCGCATCATCGAAACGCTCGACCGCCTCAAGCTGCCGGCGACGGTCCTGCTCAATTCCGATTGCTGCCGGTTCCATCCGCAGGTGATCGAGGCCGGACGCGACAGAGGATGGGCCTGGCTCGCGCACGGGAAGAACAATTCGATCTTCCAGGCGGGAATGACCGTGGACGAGGAGCGCGCCTATCTGACCGAGGTGGTCGGCACCATTGCGGAGGCGACGGGGCAGGAGGTGAAGGGCTGGCTCGGGCCCGCGCTCACGGAGACGTTCGAGACCCCGCGCCTGCTCAGGGAGCTGGGCCTGACCTATCTGCTCGACTGGTGCGCGGACGATCAGCCGTTTCCGCTGAACATTCCGGGGATGATCTCGGTTCCCTATTCGATCGAGCTGAACGACGTGACGATGTTCCTCGGAAAGAGCCTGTCGGGCGAACAGTTCTATCAGATGGTCGTGGACCAGTTCGACCAGCTCTATGCGGACGGCGAACAGACCGGGCGGGTGATGGCGCTCTGTCTCCATCCGTTCATCATCAGCCAGCCGTTCCGCCACAAGTATCTCGTGAAGGCACTGGAATACATCGCCGGGCACGAGGGCGTGTGGTTCACCACGGCGGACGACATCGCCTCCCATTACGCGGGGCTGCTGTAG
- a CDS encoding IclR family transcriptional regulator, whose translation MSDTVKASSVTLDILERIAFSSGAYGVTEIARFAGVAKSAAHKHLMTLVQHGFVVQDPLTQRYRLGPKAWLLSRNAPDLDDIATVAEPIMIEARNALGLAVVLSIPIPESAFVLTALPSTHSIEIGVRTGSQLSLHASAQGKIFLAFGDELQRRAIDLLPMPKITRSTQTDREALRREIAQVVRDGYASAPEQSLLGVNALAGPVFNYQQRLIAAVGLIGSVQHIEHPPKAELVSALLGLSRKLSAAFGCDIPPHLPRRDKDET comes from the coding sequence ATGAGCGACACGGTGAAGGCAAGCAGCGTAACCCTCGATATTCTGGAGCGAATCGCCTTCTCCAGCGGGGCCTACGGTGTGACCGAGATCGCAAGGTTCGCGGGCGTCGCGAAGAGCGCGGCCCACAAGCATCTCATGACGCTCGTTCAGCACGGATTCGTCGTTCAGGATCCGCTCACCCAGCGATACCGCCTCGGCCCGAAGGCCTGGCTGCTCAGCCGGAATGCGCCGGATCTCGACGATATCGCCACCGTCGCGGAACCGATCATGATCGAGGCCCGCAACGCCCTCGGCCTCGCCGTCGTCCTGAGCATTCCGATTCCGGAAAGCGCCTTTGTGCTCACCGCGCTTCCGAGCACGCATTCGATCGAGATCGGGGTGCGCACCGGCAGCCAGCTTTCGCTTCACGCCTCCGCACAGGGCAAGATCTTCCTTGCCTTCGGCGACGAACTTCAGCGCCGCGCCATCGACCTGCTGCCCATGCCCAAGATCACCCGGAGCACGCAGACGGACCGCGAGGCCCTGCGCCGCGAGATCGCGCAGGTGGTCCGCGACGGCTACGCCAGCGCGCCGGAACAATCCCTGCTCGGCGTGAATGCGCTTGCCGGGCCGGTGTTCAACTATCAGCAGCGGCTCATTGCCGCCGTGGGGCTCATCGGTTCGGTCCAGCACATCGAACATCCACCCAAGGCCGAACTCGTCTCAGCCCTTCTGGGACTGTCGCGCAAACTGTCCGCGGCCTTCGGATGCGACATCCCGCCCCACCTCCCCCGCCGGGACAAGGACGAGACGTGA
- a CDS encoding IS5 family transposase (programmed frameshift) — MARYDLSDEEWQLVEPLIPKPGKGKRRVDDRRVVNGIFHVLRTGAPWRDLPERYGPYTTVYNRFNRWAKRGIWLKVFEELAQRSPQSLQLIDSSIVRAHQHAAGGKKGARPHAIGRSRGGLSTKIHAVVDQDGLPVRLHITAGQASDKTVAPLLLDDLPPGIVVADRGYDSLALVKRVAARGGEAHIPTQSRVRLQRSVPPDLYRRRNLVERYFCKIKQFRRIATRFEKHAVNFLAAVALASTRIWLRSIEYVL, encoded by the exons ATGGCGCGGTACGATCTGAGCGACGAGGAGTGGCAACTGGTGGAGCCGCTCATTCCGAAGCCTGGCAAGGGCAAGCGTCGGGTTGATGACCGGCGGGTGGTGAACGGGATATTTCACGTGCTGCGGACTGGCGCACCTTGGCGCGATCTGCCGGAGCGATATGGCCCATACACGACCGTCTACAACCGGTTCAACCGCTGGGCCAAGCGCGGTATCTGGCTGAAAGTGTTCGAGGAACTGGCACAACGATCGCCGCAGTCGCTGCAGTTGATCGACAGTTCCATCGTCCGCGCCCATCAGCACGCCGCAGGTGGAAAAAAGGGGGCGAGGC CTCACGCCATCGGCCGTTCTCGTGGCGGACTGAGCACCAAGATCCACGCCGTGGTCGATCAGGACGGCTTGCCGGTCCGGCTGCACATTACGGCCGGACAGGCCTCCGACAAGACGGTGGCTCCGTTGCTCTTGGACGACCTGCCCCCCGGCATCGTCGTCGCAGACCGAGGATACGACAGCCTGGCCTTGGTAAAGCGCGTGGCGGCGCGGGGTGGCGAAGCACATATCCCGACCCAGAGCCGCGTCCGCCTGCAACGCAGCGTCCCGCCCGATCTCTACCGCCGCCGCAATCTCGTTGAACGATACTTCTGCAAAATCAAACAGTTTCGCCGCATCGCCACACGCTTCGAAAAGCATGCGGTCAACTTCCTCGCAGCAGTCGCCCTCGCCTCAACAAGGATCTGGTTGCGATCAATTGAGTACGTGCTCTAG
- a CDS encoding SRPBCC family protein, with the protein MVDETHTGRLEIQRRYPHPVDRVFQAWTDAEHVKPWWGPADFTATQFENDFREGGAWRAVIVGPDGHSYGQSGRYTRIEANRLIAFTFRWDEDDAPDTEITVGFAPEGDRTLVTFRQSPFRDDESRTSHEAGWRECLDRLGARLGEGRR; encoded by the coding sequence ATGGTTGACGAGACACATACGGGCAGGTTGGAAATCCAGCGCCGCTACCCGCATCCGGTGGACCGGGTTTTTCAGGCCTGGACCGACGCCGAACATGTGAAACCCTGGTGGGGGCCAGCCGACTTCACGGCGACGCAATTCGAGAACGATTTTCGCGAAGGCGGCGCATGGCGGGCCGTCATCGTCGGACCGGATGGCCACTCATACGGGCAGAGCGGCCGGTATACCCGGATCGAGGCCAACAGGCTGATCGCCTTCACCTTCCGCTGGGACGAGGACGATGCCCCGGACACCGAGATTACCGTGGGATTCGCGCCGGAAGGCGACAGGACTCTCGTCACCTTCCGGCAGTCTCCCTTCCGGGACGACGAAAGCCGGACCAGCCACGAGGCGGGCTGGCGGGAATGCCTCGACCGCCTCGGGGCGCGCCTCGGGGAGGGACGCCGATGA
- a CDS encoding helix-turn-helix domain-containing protein translates to MKREVHLRSATDKNTYRDLISSVFASYDLRFSPNRQFSAEVKCVDIRDFKFARVHANNQLGVRQHRQVEKDQKDELVLFTSLSGTIHLTQNNREVTVRPGELGLYDLGSPSIWKHGDPTAVLNLVLPGEVLRRRLSGVSRTTSFPYVVSSGVSRLSHGFFVGLWNEVEAISSFDAELCTGYLADLLALSIERGEKSLPLNRPSARRALYHRSIAFIRSHLEDPDLDPQGIAEAVGISVRYLHQIFEEAGQSVCACLRDARLERGHAELSRPRTLAYPISEIARRSGFRNPSHFATAFKRRYGLSPREQQNLANSRED, encoded by the coding sequence ATGAAGCGGGAAGTGCATCTCCGAAGCGCGACTGACAAGAACACCTACAGGGATCTCATCAGCTCTGTCTTTGCGTCCTATGACCTCCGGTTTTCCCCGAACCGGCAGTTTTCGGCAGAGGTCAAATGCGTCGATATCAGGGATTTCAAGTTCGCCCGCGTTCATGCCAACAACCAGCTCGGGGTCCGGCAGCACAGGCAGGTCGAGAAGGACCAGAAGGATGAACTCGTCCTGTTCACCTCTCTCTCCGGGACGATCCATCTCACACAGAACAACCGGGAGGTGACGGTCCGTCCCGGAGAACTGGGCCTCTACGACCTGGGCAGCCCGTCCATCTGGAAACACGGCGATCCGACCGCGGTTCTGAACCTCGTGCTTCCCGGCGAGGTGTTGCGACGGCGGCTGTCCGGTGTGAGCCGGACAACCTCGTTTCCCTATGTGGTCTCCTCCGGTGTGAGCCGGCTGTCTCACGGATTCTTCGTGGGCCTGTGGAACGAGGTCGAGGCGATCTCCAGTTTCGATGCCGAGCTCTGCACCGGGTATCTGGCAGATCTGCTGGCGCTTTCCATCGAACGGGGCGAGAAATCCCTCCCGCTCAACAGGCCGTCCGCCCGCAGGGCGCTGTATCATCGCAGCATCGCCTTCATCCGGTCGCATCTCGAGGATCCGGACCTCGACCCGCAGGGGATCGCCGAGGCCGTCGGGATATCGGTGCGCTATCTCCACCAGATATTCGAGGAAGCGGGGCAGAGCGTATGCGCCTGCCTGCGCGATGCGCGGCTCGAGCGGGGCCATGCCGAGCTCTCCCGGCCACGGACACTCGCCTATCCGATCAGCGAAATCGCCCGCCGCTCCGGCTTTCGCAACCCCTCGCATTTCGCAACGGCCTTCAAGCGCCGATACGGCCTGAGCCCCCGTGAGCAGCAGAACCTCGCCAATTCGCGTGAGGACTAG